The Bacillota bacterium genome segment AGCTGGCGGATGAGTCCGCCGACGGTCCCGGCCTCCACCGAAAGCTCGGCCGAGTTCCCGGCCATCCGGCGCAGCGGGGTCGGGATTCGTACTTTGCAGCTCAAGGTCAAGCCCCCTCCTTTTGGCGCAGGGTCTTCTCGAACTCCTCGAAGCGCGGCTCAATGGCCCCGGGAGCGCCGGCCAGGCAGCCGTCGATGGCCTCCACCGTCTTCAGACCGTTGCCGGTGATGTAGGCCACGGTCACTCCCTCCACGTCCAGCCGCCCTTGCTCGGCCAGTTTCCGCAGGACGGCCACGGTCACTCCGCCGGCCGTCTCGGTGAAGACCCCCTCGGTCCGAGCCAGGAGCCGCATGCCGTCGACAATCTGGTCGTCGCTCACGTCGTCGATGTACCCGCCGGTCCTTCTCACCGTGCGCAGGGCGTACTCGCCGTCGGCCGGACTGCCGATGGCCAGGGACTTGGCGATGGTCGCCGGCTTGACCGGACTGACCACCTCGGCCCCGGCCTTGAAGGCCCGGGCCACCGGGGCGCACCCGGTCGCCTGGGCGCCATAGACCCTCGGTTCCTTCCCCTCGACCAGCCCCAGCTTGAGGAGTTCACGGAAGCCCTTGTTGATCTTGGTCAGGACCGAACCGCCGGCGATCGGCGAGACGACCTGATCCGGGATCTTCCAGCCGAGTTGCTCGGCGGTCTCGTAGGCCAGGGTCTTCGAGCCTTCGGAGTAGAAGGCCCGGAGGTTGATGTTGACGAAGGCCCACCCGTAGCGGTCGGCGACTTCGCTGGCCAACCGGTTGACTTCATCGTAGTTGCCCCTGACCGTGACCAGGTTGGGCTGGTAGATCAAGGTCCCCAGGACCTTCCCCACCTCGAGCCCAGCCGGGATGAAGACATAGCACTTCAAACCGGCCCGCGCGGCGTGGGCGGCGACCGAATTGGCCAGGTTGCCCGTGGAGGCGCAGGCGACGGTGTCGAAACCGAACTCGATGGCCTTGGAGACGGCCACGCTGACGACCCGGTCCTTGAAGGAGTAGGTCGGGTTGACCGAGTCATTCTTCAGGTAGAGGTTCCTCAGACCGAGTTCCCGCCCGAGGTTCTCGGCCCTCAGCAGCGGGGTGAAGCCGGTCCCCAGGTCGATCACCCGCTGGCCGTCAACGGGCAGGAGTGACCGGTACCGCCACATCGACGGCGGCCCGCTCTCGATGGAGAAGCGACTGACGGCCGCCCTCAGGGCGTCATAATCGTAGTCGACCTCGAGCGGTCCAAAACACTCGGAGCAAATGCTGATCGGGCCGACCGGGTAGGTCTGGCCGCATTCGCGGCACCTCAGCCCTTTGACGTAAGACACGCCGAACCCCCCCTTAG includes the following:
- a CDS encoding threonine synthase, producing the protein MSYVKGLRCRECGQTYPVGPISICSECFGPLEVDYDYDALRAAVSRFSIESGPPSMWRYRSLLPVDGQRVIDLGTGFTPLLRAENLGRELGLRNLYLKNDSVNPTYSFKDRVVSVAVSKAIEFGFDTVACASTGNLANSVAAHAARAGLKCYVFIPAGLEVGKVLGTLIYQPNLVTVRGNYDEVNRLASEVADRYGWAFVNINLRAFYSEGSKTLAYETAEQLGWKIPDQVVSPIAGGSVLTKINKGFRELLKLGLVEGKEPRVYGAQATGCAPVARAFKAGAEVVSPVKPATIAKSLAIGSPADGEYALRTVRRTGGYIDDVSDDQIVDGMRLLARTEGVFTETAGGVTVAVLRKLAEQGRLDVEGVTVAYITGNGLKTVEAIDGCLAGAPGAIEPRFEEFEKTLRQKEGA